A segment of the Bdellovibrio bacteriovorus genome:
AGCGATCTTTTTAATCTGCGACAACTTATCCTTAAGCACCGAGTTCTCATGCTTCAAAGCATTCACTTCAGAAGCCAGCTGATTCACCTTGCGCTTCAAGAACTCATTTTCCTGCTGGGACGCCGGATCCGAATCCCCCACAATATTGGGCTTCGAATCTTTCTTCGCCACAGGTTCAGAATCAAATGTCGGTGTCGCGAAAGCATTCACACTGAGCATCTCTTCGATGTTTTCAGGAATGTGCAGTTCAGGGTCCACCTTTTCCAGACGGATAATACCCTGAGAAATAAACCCACGAACCTCAGACAGCATCTTGGAAATACAAGTCGACTTTTCTGCCGCCGTCGGAGCAGACTCCGCCATCATATCGGTAATTTTACGTTTTGAAATCGGCGGCAAACAGGCCAGCAACTGGTCCACTTGCTCCTGCGGATTGCCATGCAGGGCATTTGCCAGGGTCAGCGGCTGCACGCGAGAGAAAATCTCCACCAAGTACTGCCCGTCCCAGCTATACACGCGTGTGATGGTCAAAATGCGTTTACGAAGTGCTTCTTCCCAAGCCGGGCTTTCGCCACCGATCAGCCCCAGGAACTGTTCGCGTTTCGCTGCTGGTGATGTTTCCAACAGTTGAAGAAGTTGAAAGAAGCCGCCCTTTTTTTTGTATCTGTCTAACATGCCCATGGGTAAATTATCGGATGTGTAATACAGGACTAAAGGACATCTGACGGCTATTTTTATTATCAAAAAAGTTTTATTTCACGATGGAACATCACCCATTCGTAGTGCCAAATAGTTAGACAAAAAACTCAAACTTCCCATCCCACTTTGAGAAAAGTTCTTTTGTAACTGGTGCGGGCTTCGGCCGGGGCAGTGTCTTCTCAACAAAAAGACTCTGCTGCTGAAAGTAAAAAAGGCAAAGCTGTGAAGCTTTGCCTTACCAGAACGCTCTGAAATTGATTTTTAATCCAACGATTCACACTTATAGGACAAGCTCACACTGGTGCCTGGGGAAAGATACTGATTGAACTTCAAAGTTTTACCAACCAGGTTGTAACCCACCGGCGCACCGGACACAGTCACGATCAAGTCCTGCGGATTGGAGCAGTTCAACATGATGTCCTTGATGCGATCAGTGATCTTGGAGCGAATCTGACCCAACTGGGAAGTATAGTCGTTGGAACAGATGTCCGCCGCCATACCCCAACCGTTGTTCGTGAAGGACAAGTACACATTCCCGATACTGCCCGTCACCAAACCCGTTGTCGGAGAATAGTTGTCCAAGGTCTGACTGTTCTGCTGAGCAAGACAGTTGTTATCTTTCACCACGATCGCGTGCACGCTCAGAGAGTTGAACTTGTCAGCTCCCAGGCTGCTTTTTACGTTATTAATCAGATAGTTTGGCTGATCCATCTGGTCCAGAACATAACCGCCGTTGTTATAAAGACCGGATCTTTCATCCTCGTCCGCCAGGAAGATCACTGCCAAGTGAGCATCACTGCGAATGAAGCTGGAAGGATTGTTTTTAACAACCAGATTTGCAGCATAGACACCACGCTCATCACCTGATGGACAGTTTTGAGCATAAGCCTGGGAGTAAGCTGAGGACTCAATAGAAGCCAGGTTGCCACCGTTGTTACGGATCCAGTTGGCGATGAACTTCTCACACGCCAGGGTTTCAGGTCTTTGAATGGTGCTGTTGAACAGGCTCATGCGGTTGCTGTGATTGCGGGTGATATAAGGATTGCCACCGAAAGAAACCAAGCTGCCGGCATCGGATCTTGCCACATCGGTGGTTGTCATCGCGATACGATAGTCGATTTGTTGATTGTCCAGATCAGCAATAAAGTTTTGGAATCGTGGAGCCAACCTTGCCTGCTCAAACGACATGGAGGCAGAGTTGTCATTTACTATAAGGATGTCCACCTTACCGCGGCCCGCAGTCTGGGAGTAATTGAATGCGTATTTGCCATTCTCGACCACACAGCCTGAGTCTTTACATTTGCTGTCGTCCAAAGAGAACTTCACCGGGGAACATCCCACGTAAAGCCCTACAAAGAAGGAAATGGCAGCCATTCTGGTAAGTGTTTTCATAGACACACCTCTCTCAACCTCCATACATCCAAGGTCAGTGCCAAATCCGGGTGTTTTTTACAAATATTCGATTTTACAGCGTTTTTACTGTTTCATTTTGACCCCTTGGCACCCTCGCCCCTGTCGATCTCTTGGACAGGAGCCCCCGAAAGACACTTTTTTGTCTGCAATTTCAGAGGTTTATAAACTTCCGGGCACCTAGGCCGAAGGAGCGATTTTGGTCCTCGGGCCGAAAGCCTTTGAGGCTCGGTTCAATCTTTCCAATAATAGAAGGGCTGGCTCTTGCCGGGCCATAGCTGCGCAACATGGGGAGTATCTGCATGATCACAAAACTACTGGGCACTTTTATCATCCTGGCCGCTTTTACGATTGGCTATATTGTTCTGAAGGATGATCTGGGATTGGGAACGATCAAAAAGTCCAACGGTAAACAGGCAGACGCCTGTGTTCAACTGACTCCGGCTCAGCAGCTTGCCAAAATGATCAATGATGATTTCCAGAATCTGGCGGCAAACGGCGAACTGCCTGCAGAATGGTCCAACATCGCAACGGTTGAACTGCGCATGAATTCTGTATTGGCAAAAACAATTCTGGGCAAAGAACGTCCGAATATTCAAAGAGTCAAAGAAGGCGCCAACTATTTGGAACTTGAGATCGTGGATCTGCCTGACGATGAAAATCCCGGTATCATCATTCAGGCAAGCTTGTTCGATATCAAATCCAAAAACAAAATCTTCGAAATCGGCCGTACTTATACGATGAATGATTTGAATCGCGTCGCTCCACCGCAGACTGAAGAACCAGCGAAAGCAGATGCTTCGGCAAAACCAACAGCGCCACCCGCGCCAAATGAGGAGAAACCGACTGCTCAGCCGGCAGGTCAACCAAAGCAATAACTTGAATCCCGTTGAACCAAATTACTGCCTGACCGTCTAAAGAACTCAGGCAGTATTAGAACCACTGCTCTGATTTTTTTAACTTCGGCCTCGAATAAAAAAGCAACTCCCAGCTTGTCGTCGCAACTTCGAGACCAACAGCAAAGGAGATCACCATGAAAAACGCCCTGATACTTTCGGCCCTGCTTATGACCACGGCCTGCGCAAGTAATGGCCCAAAGCCAGCAAGCGAAACCAAATCCCACAAAGGTTTCGATTCCGTACTGTCCACATATCAGTATCCTTTCCCGGTCCAATTCTATAATTTCAAATCTCAGGGCCAGGATTTGAAGATGGCCTACATGGATATTGCTCCGAACAAAGAAAGCAACAAGGGCACGATCGTTTTACTGCACGGAAAGAACTTTCCCGGTGCTTACTTTGAAACACTGATTAACTCCCTCACCGCTGAGGGTTTTCGAGTTATTGTCCCGGATCAAATCGGTTTCGGTAAATCGACCAAGCCAGCATATTACCAATACAGCTTCCATGCTCTAGGACAGAACACACAGAATCTTTTGAAGTCGTTGAATATAGAAAAATACAAACTGCTGGGGCACTCCATGGGCGGCATGGTTGCCAGCCGTATGAGTCTGATGTTCCCGGATTCAGTGACTCAGCTTTTCCTGGTGAACCCGATCGGTCTTGAAGACTGGAAAACAATGACTTCATATCGTCCGGTAGAAGAAGGCTTCCGCGGAGAGCTTGCAAGCTCTCCTGAAAAGATTAAACAGTACCAATTAGACAGTTACTACGACGGAAAGTGGAAACCGGAATACGATAAGTGGCTGGAAATACCCACAGGCTGGATCCTGGGACCGGACTATTCAGTGATTGCCTGGAATGCCGCTTTAACTTCCGACATGGTCTTCACTCAGCCGGTGATCTATGAGTTCAAAAACATCAAGGCCCCGACGGTCTTAATCATCGGCCAAAGAGATCGCACTGCCATCGGAAAAGCCTGGGCCCCGGAAGAAAACAAAAAGAAGATGGGTAACTATCCCGTACTGGGAAGACAAGCCGCCCGCCTGATTCCAAAGTCAAAATTGGAAGAGCTGAAAGGCCTGGGACATATGCCTTTCATCGAAGACTACAACACATTCTGGTCCGCCATGAAAAAGCACCTTTAATAGCCCAAAAGCACCTGAAAAAGACATCTCCACAAACGAAAAAAGCCCGGTTCTTGCCGGGCTTTTCTTTTATCCACTTCCAGATTTTAGACACAAAAAAACCCGGATTACTTTCGTAACCCGGGTTCAAGTAAAATAGAGCTGGCGTCGTGCTACTCTCCCACATGGTCGCCCATGCAATACCATCGCCGCAAGAGGACTTAACTTCTGAGTTCGGAATGGGATCAGGTGTGGCCCCTCTGCTATAAACACCAGCAAAGCGTTTATTAATCAAAGTGGTTAGCTTCTTACACTAACCTTCGTTCTTTGCGCAACTTACTTCCAATCCAAATGGAGAAGTTACTTTCTTTATTTAACAATCGAATGATTGATTTAATTGATTTTTAGCGAGTCGCTGTTAGTTCCACATTTCACTCTCTTACTTATTCAGAGAGCTAGTCTCTCGTTCCTGTTAAGGAAGTCTCTGAGACGAAATCTTCGTAACTTAAAAGTTAGAAGAATGTTTTTTAAAAAAGCCTCACGACCTATTAGTACTGATCAGCTCAATACATTGCTGTACTTACACCTTCAGCCTATCAACCTCGTAGTCTCCAAGGGGTCTTTAGGGGGCCGAAGCCCCAGTGAGATCTAATCTTGTAGTTTGCTTCCCGCTTAGATGCTTTCAGCGGTTATCAATTCCGAACATAGCTACCCTGCATTGCTCTTGGCAGAACAACAGGAACACCAGAGGTTCGTCCATCCCGGTCCTCTCGTACTAAGGACAGGTCTACTCAAATCTCATACGCCCACAGAAGATAAGGACCAAACTGTCTCACGACGTTCTGAACCCAGCTCGCGTACCACTTTAATTAGCGAACAGCTAAACCCTTGGGACCTGCTCCAGCCCCAGGATGTGATGAGCCGACATCGAGGTGCCAAACTCCATCGTCGATATGGACTCTTGGATGGAATAAGCCTGTTATCCCCGGAGTACCTTTTATCCGTTGAGCGATGGCCCTTCCACGCGGGACCACCGGATCACTTTGGCCTGCTTTCGCACCTGCTCGACTTGTAGGTCTCGCAGTCAAGCCCCCTTATGCCAATGCACTCGACGCCTGGTTTCCAATCAGGCTGAGGGGACCATCGCGCGCCTCCGTTACTTTTTGGGAGGCGACCGCCCCAGTCAAACTGCCCACCAGACAGTGTCCCTCTCCTCGTAAAGAGGAGCAGGTTAGATTTCAAAGGTGCCAAGGGTGGTATTTCAAGGTTGACTCCACAATGGCTAGCGCCACTGCTTCAAAGTCTCCCACCTATCCTACACATGCCAACTCTAAAATCACTGCCAAGCTACAGTAAAGGTTCACGGGGTCTTTCCGTCTTTCTGCGGGTACTCGGCATTTTCACCGAGAATTCAATTTCGCGAGGCATTTGGTCGAGACACCGGAGAAGTCGTTACGCCATTCGTGCAGGTCGGAACTTACCCGACAAGGAATTTCGCTACCTTAGGACCGTTATAGTTACGGCCGCCGTTTACTGGGGCTTCGATTCTCAGCTTCGCTTACGCTAACTAATCCTCTTAACCTTCCAGCACCGGGCAGGCGTCAGTATGTATACTTCGTCTTGAGACTTTGCACATACCTGTGTTTTTGATAAACAGTCGCTACTCCCATTTCTCTGCGACCCGAAAAAGCTTGGGGAGTAAATCCTTACACTCTCGCGGGCACACCTTTTCCCGAAGTTACGGTGTTAAGTTGCCGAGTTCCTTGACCAAAATTCACCCCATCGCCTTAGGATATTCACCCCACTCACCTGAGTCGGTTTACGGTACGAGCTAACAAAACTAAATTTACGAAACTTTTCTTGGATGCATGGCTTTTCACACTTCCGGGACAAGTCCCTCGCATTCACACCTCAGAGTTACGACCAGCGGATTTGCCTACT
Coding sequences within it:
- a CDS encoding FliG C-terminal domain-containing protein translates to MLDRYKKKGGFFQLLQLLETSPAAKREQFLGLIGGESPAWEEALRKRILTITRVYSWDGQYLVEIFSRVQPLTLANALHGNPQEQVDQLLACLPPISKRKITDMMAESAPTAAEKSTCISKMLSEVRGFISQGIIRLEKVDPELHIPENIEEMLSVNAFATPTFDSEPVAKKDSKPNIVGDSDPASQQENEFLKRKVNQLASEVNALKHENSVLKDKLSQIKKIA
- a CDS encoding MIDAS family adhesin; its protein translation is MKTLTRMAAISFFVGLYVGCSPVKFSLDDSKCKDSGCVVENGKYAFNYSQTAGRGKVDILIVNDNSASMSFEQARLAPRFQNFIADLDNQQIDYRIAMTTTDVARSDAGSLVSFGGNPYITRNHSNRMSLFNSTIQRPETLACEKFIANWIRNNGGNLASIESSAYSQAYAQNCPSGDERGVYAANLVVKNNPSSFIRSDAHLAVIFLADEDERSGLYNNGGYVLDQMDQPNYLINNVKSSLGADKFNSLSVHAIVVKDNNCLAQQNSQTLDNYSPTTGLVTGSIGNVYLSFTNNGWGMAADICSNDYTSQLGQIRSKITDRIKDIMLNCSNPQDLIVTVSGAPVGYNLVGKTLKFNQYLSPGTSVSLSYKCESLD
- a CDS encoding alpha/beta fold hydrolase, whose translation is MKNALILSALLMTTACASNGPKPASETKSHKGFDSVLSTYQYPFPVQFYNFKSQGQDLKMAYMDIAPNKESNKGTIVLLHGKNFPGAYFETLINSLTAEGFRVIVPDQIGFGKSTKPAYYQYSFHALGQNTQNLLKSLNIEKYKLLGHSMGGMVASRMSLMFPDSVTQLFLVNPIGLEDWKTMTSYRPVEEGFRGELASSPEKIKQYQLDSYYDGKWKPEYDKWLEIPTGWILGPDYSVIAWNAALTSDMVFTQPVIYEFKNIKAPTVLIIGQRDRTAIGKAWAPEENKKKMGNYPVLGRQAARLIPKSKLEELKGLGHMPFIEDYNTFWSAMKKHL